In Candidatus Electrothrix scaldis, the genomic window CTGGACAAAGGAAAGGAGCGCTTCTTTTTCCCAGGGATCCGGCATGTTTTCCGGTCGGACAGCATCAAGGCTGGTGATATGTCCTCCTCTCCCATAGAGTTCCTGCTCTAGTTGATACACTTGGCGGGTCATATGGGCAGGATTGATCAGAGTGAGTTTTTTTCCGCTTGGAGTGACAATATCCCTGTCTTTAAAATCGGGTAAATAGGGATTGGGAAGATTTTTTTCACTGATCGGCACATAAACGCCGCCGTTATGGGCGTTCCATAACTCGTAAACATAGTCCTTGTTGACAGCAGTGAGGCCTATTTTTTTGCCGATAAACTCCACGCTTTGCCATTCGTGTTTCAGGTAAAGGCCAAGGGAGCCGGTAATAAGTAAGGACCAGGATATGAATGCTGCCACACACCAGAGGCGAAGTTGTTTCAGCCCGACACTTGTATTATTCTGCATACAAATTTTTTTGTGGCTAAGAAGGCAAAATAGGGACTTGGCCTGCGGTTTCATAAACAGCATCTGCCGTGTCCATTGAGAGAAAAGAAGCCTATTTTATTCCAGGAAAGGCGGAGTGCTTTCTTTCCTGATATCATCATGGTATAGGGGGGAGCAGGAGAAGTCAAACAGGAAGAATAGGAAAAGAGAAAGGGCTTGGCCCATACTCTCTTTTGTCACTGACTTCCATCTGAATCCTCCAGACCGAGACAATAAATAAACCACCTCCCCCTCCCCAAAAAACAGGGTGGTTTTCTCCGACCAAATAAAATGTGAAAGTTGGCTTGGCCGATTTTATCGACCACTTTCATATAAAGTTCAAGCTGAAAAACCAGCCGTACATAAAAAAATTATGAACCCATATCTTGTTTTTATTCTCACCGTTCTTGTTGCCAGCTATTTTCTGGATCTGGTTGTTTCCTTTCTTGAGATTCGTTCTCTGCAACCTGAGTTGCCCGCTGAATTTAAGGATGTTTATGATGAGGAAAAGTACCGTAAGTCACAGGAGTATACCAGGGTAACAGCCCGTTTTTCCCTGATACAGGATACGATTACCTTGGTCGCAACCCTTCTTTTTATTTTGGCAGGGGGATTTAATACCGTTGACTTTCTGGCCCGGAGTGTGGGCTGGGGATCTATCAGTACCGGCCTGCTCTTTACCGGAATGGTTATCCTGCTCTCTTTTGTGCTGGGGCTGCCATTTTCCCTCTATTCCACCTTTGTCATTGAAGAGCGATTCGGATTTAACAAAACCACGGTAAAGACCTTTTTTCTCGATTTGTTGAAAGGTGTCCTGCTGGCAATTCTTATAGGGGGACCTTTGCTTGCTGCTGTGCTCTGGTTCTTCGAAATTACCGGGACACTGGCCTGGATCTATTGCTGGCTGGCTGTGACCCTGTTCACCTTTATTCTTCAATTCCTGGCGCCAGTCCTTATTATGCCGCTGTTTAATAAGTTTACTCCCCTGGAGGATGGTGAGTTAAAGGAGGGGATTACTGAATATGCAGCGCAGCAGGACTTTGCTATTCAGGGGATTTACACGATGGACGGTTCCAAGCGCTCCACCCGGCTCAACGCCTTTTTCACCGGATTCGGGCGCTTTCGTCGCATCGTCTTTTTTGATACCCTGGTTGAGAAACTCTTGCCCCAGGAGATAATTGCTGTCCTGGCCCACGAGATGGGGCATTTTAAGCAGAAGCATATCCTGAAGATGATGGGGCTCTCTATTTTGCAAACAGGCCTCATGTTTTATATCCTTTCCCTCTTTCTCGGCAATGCACAGCTCTTTGCCGCCTTTGGTATGGAGCATATCTCGGTTTATGCTGGTTTGATTTTTTTTGGTTTTCTCTATACGCCGGTTTCCATGCTGCTCTCCATCTTTTTTCATATTTATTCCAGGAAGAATGAATATCAGGCCGATGCCTGGGCTGTAGAGACCACCGCTGATCAGGGAGAAGGTCTGATCAACGGACTGAAAAAACTCAGTGTGCATAATCTCTCTAACCTGACCCCGCACCCCTTTAATGTTTTTATTCATTATTCCCATCCGCCGGTCTTGCAACGGATTCAGGCGATTCGAGGGTTTGCTCAGAAAAAAGGTGGAGCGTAGAAGTTATGAACGAGCGAGGTAAGGGTAAGAGGCGCAAGGAGGAACGATGTACTGAGGCGGTTCGGCGGGCTTGGCTTGAGCAATTGCGTCATGAGTTTAAGACGATCTGTTTTCAGTACAGAGTGCAGCTTCGTTCCCCGATTTTTGAGCTGTCAGCAGCCAGGCAGCAGCTGGGATGCTGGATTCCTGAGCAGCGTGTCATACGAATCAGCGAAGATCTGATAACCAGCTCTTCCTGGGATGTGGTCCTGATGGTGCTGAAGCACGAGATGGCGCATCAAGTCTGTTCTGAGCTGCTTGGTATTTCCCAGACAGGGCATGGGCCGGAGTTCCAAGAGGCCTGTCAGTTGCTCGGTGTTCCAGAACCCTATAATCGTGCCACTGGTGACCTGCCCGAGATCCTTAAAGAGCCCTCCAGCAATGCCCCGACAGAGGCAGGGCGGAAGATTATTCAGCGGGTCAATAAATTGCTGGCCCTGGCCGGGTCAGAGAATGAGCATGAGGCGGCCTTGGCTATGCAACGGGCAACAGAGCTCCTGCATCGGCATAATCTCCATATTCTGCATACAGCCTCCCAGGAGCAGAACGCAGCCTGTGTTCGATTGACTATCAGGACCGGGAAAAAGCAGATAGCCTCCTGGCAACGGGCTATTTGTCGTATCCTGACGGATTATTTCTTTGTCGAGGTGATTTTTTCTTCGCTTTACGATGCCCAACGCCAGGATAATTATAAGACCATAGAGCTCCTTGGGCGCTCGGAAAATGTGCCTGTGGCCGAACACTGCTATTATTTCCTGCTTCAGCAGCTGGAGAGCCTTTGGCAAAGAAATCGACAGAAGTGGCAGGGGGAAAACAGGAACACTAGAACGGCGAAAAACAGCTATTACCTTGGCCTTTTGCATGGCTTTGCTCAAAAGCTTGCCGAGCAGCGTGCAAGTCAACATGCAGATAATCTGCGCCAGATGTCCGAGGGTAAAAATATGGGGCAAGGGGAGGTGAGCGAAGCTCTGGGAACTCTTTGTGTGCAGGAAGATAACCAGGTACAGGCCTTTGTCGGATTTCATTTTCCTCGCTTGCAAACCCGATCTGTTCGTTCTCTGCGCATCCAGCAGCAGCCCTATGAGGAGGCGCTTATTACGGGAAAGAAAATAATTCTTCACCAGAGCCTGACGGAAAAGAAGGGACAGGAACAAAGCCTGTTAATTTCTCGTTAGGCGGGCCTCGTACATTGACAGGCGTAGTTTGGAAATGATATAATTTACATTATTTTTTGCATGGTAGCGGAAAGAATTGTCTTGCTCTGAATATTTTTCAGAGCAACACTTTGAGCGAACTTCAACGACAGGACGTACTTCATGGCTAAACCAAGATTGGATATTGAAAAGGAAGAAAAGGAATCTTTGGACCACGCATCATCATCTGCGGATGAGCAGGAAGACGATCCCGAAGAAAAGCTTGCGGTAGAGCATGAGAACGCAGAGGAAAAAGCGCAGCCTGGAAAGAAAAAGAAAAAACAGAAGAAAGTGAGAGAGAACAAAGCGAAAAACATTTGTATTGACGGGCGAGAAGTCCGTCTGAAAGAATTTGTAAAGGAATATAAGAATCTTGTTGAGGGGGCACCAAAGCTGAATAAATATCAACGCAAGGCCATTAAACGCTATCATAGGGAAGAAGCTCTGAAGCCCTATCAGGCCGAATTGATCAGGATGCAGAAGCATCTGGAGCTGAACAAGCGCCGCATGGTTATCCTTTTTGAGGGACGGGATGCAGCCGGTAAAGGCGGTACCATCCGGCGAGTAACCCGCTATATGAACGAAAAACATTACCGGATTGTGGCCCTTGGTAAGCCGACAGAGCACCAGAAAACCCAGTGGTTTTTCCAGAAATATGTCACCGAGTTTCCCCGTGGTGGCGAGGTAGTGCTGTTTGATCGCAGCTGGTATAATCGGGCCGTGGTGGAACCGGTTTTCGGCTTTTGTACCAACGAGGAATATAATGACTTCATGCGCGGGGTCACTGGTTTCGAGAAGGATTTGGTCCGCCAGGGAACGGTCCTGGTTAAGCTGTATTTTTCTGTAACCAAGGAAGAACAGGCCAGACGTTTTGAGCGCCGTAAGACCGACCCGTTGCGGCAGTGGAAGTTGTCAGAGATTGATGTCCAGGCCCAGAATCGCTGGGATGATTTTACCCGGCAGAAATACGAAATGCTGAAGCGCACCCATACCAACGTGGCTCCCTGGACCATTATTCGCTCCAATAATAAGCATGAGGCGCGTCTCAATGCGATGAAGATCATCCTTAATGCGGTTCCCTATGATCGGGGCAATAAGGATCTCGACTATGTGCCAGACCCTGATGTGGTGATCTCCGGGGCTCGCGAAAAGGAATTGATGGATGCCCAGCTCCTGAAATTGGGGCGTTTTATTGGATAGGAATTGTAGGGGTAGATCACCGTGTCTACCCTTCCCGCCACATCTAGGGCGAACACAGGGATTCGCCCCTACCGGTTCTATTTTTTCAGAGCCACGAACGAGGCAAAATTAATCCAACGAAAAAACATCTCCACATCCTGAAAACCGTTTTCCTGGAGGAGCTTGATATTTTCCTTCGGGGTAAAGGGGATCAGAACGTTTTCCAGAGCCTCCCGCTTAGCGGCGATCTCTAATTCCGAATAGCCTTGGTCTCGCTTGAAATTATGGTAGAGATCAATAAAGGTTCTGTTGAGAAGGCTGTGGCTGCTGATGATTTTTTCGCTAAGAAAGAGCAACCCGCCAGCCGGAAGTGCTTCAGCAAGGCGATTGATGAAGTTTTGGCGGAGCATGGGGCGGATAAATTGCAGGGTGTAATTGCAGAGAATGATATCTGTGCCTGCAAGAGCTGACGAGAGCTCGGGGGCAGTAATGTCCTGCTGGTGAAATTCAATCACCGCGCTTTTGCCGAACATCTCCGCCTTGCGGCGTGCTTTGTCCAGCATGGCCGGGGCATTATCCAGGCCGATGAAACGCAGATTCATATCCGGCAGCAGGCGGGAGAGCTCCAGCAGGGTGGAGCCTGTGGCACATCCCAGATCGCAGATCCGGCTTTCCGGTTTGGCCAGATGACGGATCATGGAGGCGATGATCTTGATCACGGTGCGGTAATGGGGCACTGAGCGATCAAACATATCGTCAAAGACCTCGGCCACCTTATCGTTAAAGGAAAAATCCTCTGTTACTTTACCGCTGCTGTATAACCTGTCGTTGTTCATCCTCTTTCCTGCTGGTTCAAATAATCCGGTTGGGCCAATTTGTAAAATAGCCTTGCTATCTTGTCAAACTGAAAGTATAAAATGCATGTACTTATTGGTTATATTCCGCCCCGTTGCAGGGCGTTTTTTTTAATTTTTACGCACATCGGTAATTATGTCCTCTAATCAGGAAATCCATTTTGATGAGATTCTCAGTCGTTATAAATCCGATCCCTATAATTATGTAGATATGCATGCCATCCACACCGGAAAAGTTCGTTTTCTGGTTGAGGAGGGTGCCAAGGTTGAAGGGGCTTCTGGAGAATGGATGCATAAACCGGGAACGCGATTGTACGAAATTAATCGAGAGCGTAATAGCAAGGTTATTACTTCACAAACCAATGGTGCTGTTTCTGACATTCGCACTGAGCTGGATGGGCAGTTTGTTGAGGCTGGCGAAAAACTGTTAACGGTTCGCCATCCGCTCAAGAAAAAAGAGATCATCGAGGCCATCCTCCAAGAAGTCCTTTTTCTCTTTGAGGCCCCGGAACGAGCCCGTTATTATTTTTCTATGGATATTCAGTCCAGAATTGAGCAAAAAGGCGCCCGTTCAGTCTTTATTCAGCCGGGAGATGAGATTATCACCATGTCCCTGATGAAGCGGGACACGCCTGTCTATTATACCGGTGAGCCTGGTATTATTCATTCTGTGTATTTCACCCCCGGTGAGAGTGTCGATCAAGGCAAAGCCCTGATCGGTGTTTGCGCAGAGGATAAACTCCCTATTGTTCAGAAGGTTATCACCAGGGTTAAGGCGGAGTGGGAATAACCCTGCTCGGTTGATCCTCTTTCTGTTCTCTTATTGTGTCTTTTTTTGTGCAAGACATTCGTGCGCAGCAGCTGGTCTTTCTTGACCGTCTGCACACTGGCCCCTTTTCCTCCCCGGATATTGAGAAAATTTTTGCCTATGGTGCCCCGGTTGGGGCCACCATTGAGCATCATCCCCGACTTGAGCGCTGTATGGGCCGTCTACAGGAGCTGGTGCAGGAGGAGGAAGAGCAGGGGCGGGTCTTGGGCGCAGGCACGATTGTGCTTGCCGATACCCTGAGTCATTCCAGTGGTCGCTTTGACCGGGTCTGGCATGCCCCGGAAGGGGGCCTCTGGCTGGCTATGGTTTGGCCGGATATCCTGCTCCCTGAGTTCACCCGTCTTCTCCCCTTTGCTATTGGTGTGGCCTGCTGCCGAACAATCAGGCAGTTTGGCGTTGATGCACGTCTGAAGTGGGTTAATGATGTCCATATCGGGCGGAAGAAGCTTGCTGGCATCCTCTGCTCAACCATGCGGAGTCTTGGCTATGATCGCTACCACCTGATCGGGATCGGGATGAACGGGAATAATCAGATTTTTCCCGAAGAGCTTCAGGGCAAGGCCACAAGTCTGCGTGCCGAGTTATCTCGGAAAATAGATCTGACAGCCCTGACCGGCTGTTTGTTGACGGAATTGCAATGGGCGCTGGGGCTGCTCCATTATGATGAGGAGCAGGCACTAGCAGAGGGGCTGGATTGCGAGCAGGGCAGGGAATCTCTGTTGCTGGCTGTTTGGCGTGATCTCTGTGATACTGCGGGGCGGCGCGTCGAGTACGGTTTTGATATAGAAAAGAAAGCCATGTACCGTGCCCTTGCGCGGGAGATTGATCCCTGTGGTGGGCTGGTCATGGAGTTGGAAGATGGGGGGACTGTCACGGAATATTCCGGGGAGATTGTCTATCTCTGAGTAGAGGCGAACCCCTGTGTTCGCCCTTGCCTATCTTATCGGGCAGGAACGGGGGGCTGTCCCTACAGCATCTACTGAATTTATTGCTCTACTATAAGGAAGGAGTACCTATGAGTAAGAAAAAAATAGCAGTAATATTGTCCGGCTGCGGTCATCAGGACGGAGCGGAAATTCACGAGGCCACCTTAACGCTGTGGGCAATTCATAAAAACGGGGCCGAGTACCAGTGTTTTGCCCCAAACATTATGCAGCACCATGTTCTGAACCATATAAACGGTCAGGAGATGGACGAGCAACGGAATGTGCTCATCGAGGCAGCCCGTATTGCCCGGGGTAAGGTGGAGGATCTGACCCTCTTTGATGCAAGCACTGTGGATGCCTTGGTTATTCCCGGCGGGGTAGGTGCGGCTAAGAACCTCTGTTCTTTTGCCTTTGACGGCTCGGTATGTACGGTCAATAAGGATGTGGAGCAGGCAGTCAAGGGCATGCATGAGGCTGGAAAACCCATCGGAGCCCTCTGTATAGCCCCGGTTCTGCTGGCCAGGATTCTCGGCGATATCGTATTGACCATAGGGCACGATGCGGAGACAGCTGCCGCAATCCGGGAGATGGGAGCTACTCATGCACCGACCGGAGTCGGAGAAATAGCGGTGGATCAGCAGAATAAGATTGTTACCACGCCTTGTTATATGCTCGATTCACGGGTTGATCAGATTGCGGATGGTGCGGACGCACTTGTCCAGGCTGTCCTGGGGTTCCTTCCAGCCTAGCTTCCATCTCGGCCCACTGGCCGAGGCAACAACGCATGAAATTTCATATCAAAGAAGAGAAAACAGACGCGTATTGCTCTGCTCCCTATTCCCTTATAGCGCAGCGTGATGATGTGTAGTGTCTTTTTGGGCCTGGGGTGAATCAGAAGAGAGATTCATCTCATCATCATTGTCTGGCATAGTGCTGAAATTTTTTATATAGTGATACCCACCAGGAAAGATGACATGGAGCTCCTCCATACA contains:
- a CDS encoding M48 family metallopeptidase — translated: MNPYLVFILTVLVASYFLDLVVSFLEIRSLQPELPAEFKDVYDEEKYRKSQEYTRVTARFSLIQDTITLVATLLFILAGGFNTVDFLARSVGWGSISTGLLFTGMVILLSFVLGLPFSLYSTFVIEERFGFNKTTVKTFFLDLLKGVLLAILIGGPLLAAVLWFFEITGTLAWIYCWLAVTLFTFILQFLAPVLIMPLFNKFTPLEDGELKEGITEYAAQQDFAIQGIYTMDGSKRSTRLNAFFTGFGRFRRIVFFDTLVEKLLPQEIIAVLAHEMGHFKQKHILKMMGLSILQTGLMFYILSLFLGNAQLFAAFGMEHISVYAGLIFFGFLYTPVSMLLSIFFHIYSRKNEYQADAWAVETTADQGEGLINGLKKLSVHNLSNLTPHPFNVFIHYSHPPVLQRIQAIRGFAQKKGGA
- a CDS encoding DUF2786 domain-containing protein, which gives rise to MNERGKGKRRKEERCTEAVRRAWLEQLRHEFKTICFQYRVQLRSPIFELSAARQQLGCWIPEQRVIRISEDLITSSSWDVVLMVLKHEMAHQVCSELLGISQTGHGPEFQEACQLLGVPEPYNRATGDLPEILKEPSSNAPTEAGRKIIQRVNKLLALAGSENEHEAALAMQRATELLHRHNLHILHTASQEQNAACVRLTIRTGKKQIASWQRAICRILTDYFFVEVIFSSLYDAQRQDNYKTIELLGRSENVPVAEHCYYFLLQQLESLWQRNRQKWQGENRNTRTAKNSYYLGLLHGFAQKLAEQRASQHADNLRQMSEGKNMGQGEVSEALGTLCVQEDNQVQAFVGFHFPRLQTRSVRSLRIQQQPYEEALITGKKIILHQSLTEKKGQEQSLLISR
- the ppk2 gene encoding polyphosphate kinase 2, with protein sequence MAKPRLDIEKEEKESLDHASSSADEQEDDPEEKLAVEHENAEEKAQPGKKKKKQKKVRENKAKNICIDGREVRLKEFVKEYKNLVEGAPKLNKYQRKAIKRYHREEALKPYQAELIRMQKHLELNKRRMVILFEGRDAAGKGGTIRRVTRYMNEKHYRIVALGKPTEHQKTQWFFQKYVTEFPRGGEVVLFDRSWYNRAVVEPVFGFCTNEEYNDFMRGVTGFEKDLVRQGTVLVKLYFSVTKEEQARRFERRKTDPLRQWKLSEIDVQAQNRWDDFTRQKYEMLKRTHTNVAPWTIIRSNNKHEARLNAMKIILNAVPYDRGNKDLDYVPDPDVVISGAREKELMDAQLLKLGRFIG
- the cmoA gene encoding carboxy-S-adenosyl-L-methionine synthase CmoA; translation: MNNDRLYSSGKVTEDFSFNDKVAEVFDDMFDRSVPHYRTVIKIIASMIRHLAKPESRICDLGCATGSTLLELSRLLPDMNLRFIGLDNAPAMLDKARRKAEMFGKSAVIEFHQQDITAPELSSALAGTDIILCNYTLQFIRPMLRQNFINRLAEALPAGGLLFLSEKIISSHSLLNRTFIDLYHNFKRDQGYSELEIAAKREALENVLIPFTPKENIKLLQENGFQDVEMFFRWINFASFVALKK
- a CDS encoding biotin--[acetyl-CoA-carboxylase] ligase, producing the protein MQDIRAQQLVFLDRLHTGPFSSPDIEKIFAYGAPVGATIEHHPRLERCMGRLQELVQEEEEQGRVLGAGTIVLADTLSHSSGRFDRVWHAPEGGLWLAMVWPDILLPEFTRLLPFAIGVACCRTIRQFGVDARLKWVNDVHIGRKKLAGILCSTMRSLGYDRYHLIGIGMNGNNQIFPEELQGKATSLRAELSRKIDLTALTGCLLTELQWALGLLHYDEEQALAEGLDCEQGRESLLLAVWRDLCDTAGRRVEYGFDIEKKAMYRALAREIDPCGGLVMELEDGGTVTEYSGEIVYL
- the elbB gene encoding isoprenoid biosynthesis glyoxalase ElbB, with amino-acid sequence MSKKKIAVILSGCGHQDGAEIHEATLTLWAIHKNGAEYQCFAPNIMQHHVLNHINGQEMDEQRNVLIEAARIARGKVEDLTLFDASTVDALVIPGGVGAAKNLCSFAFDGSVCTVNKDVEQAVKGMHEAGKPIGALCIAPVLLARILGDIVLTIGHDAETAAAIREMGATHAPTGVGEIAVDQQNKIVTTPCYMLDSRVDQIADGADALVQAVLGFLPA